A DNA window from Takifugu flavidus isolate HTHZ2018 chromosome 15, ASM371156v2, whole genome shotgun sequence contains the following coding sequences:
- the LOC130538398 gene encoding kinesin-1 heavy chain isoform X1, translating to MADPAECTIKVMCRFRPLNSSEVTRGDRYIPKFQGEDTIVIGGKPYMFDRVLQPNTSQEQVYNTCAQRIVKDVLDGYNGTIFAYGQTSSGKTHTMEGNLHDTDSMGIIPRIVQDIFNYIYSMDENLEFHIKVSYFEIYLDKIRDLLDVSKTNLSVHEDKNRVPYVKGCTERFVCSPEEVMDTIDEGKSNRHVAVTNMNEHSSRSHSIFLINVKQENTQTEQKLSGKLYLVDLAGSEKVSKTGAEGAVLDEAKNINKSLSSLGNVISALAEGTAYIPYRDSKMTRILQDSLGGNCRTTIVICCSPSSYNEAETKSTLMFGQRAKTIKNTVTVNIELTAEQWKQKYEREKEKNKTLRNTVTWLENELNRWRNGESVPVEEQFDKEKAKEEVLALDNIINDKSASTPNMLGIRLTDVEKDKCEAELAKLYKQLDDKDEEINQQSQLAEKLKQQMLDQEELLASSRRDHENLQAELNRLQAENEASKDEVKEVLQALEELAVNYDQKSQEVEDKTKEFETISEELNQKSCLLSSLDSELQKLKEMSNHQRKRVTEMMSSLLKDLAEIGIAVGSNDIKQQHEGGSGMIDEEFTVARLYISKMKSEVKTMVKRCKQLEGTQAESNKKMDENEKELAACQLRISQHEAKIKSLTEYLQNVEQKKRQLEENVDSLNEELVKLSAQEKVHAMEKENEIQTANEVKEAVEKQIHSHREAHHKQISSLRDELDNKEKLITDLQDLNQKLMLEQERLRVEHEKLKSADQEKSRKLHELTVMQDRREQARQDLKGLEETVAKELQTLHNLRKLFVQDLATRVKKSAEMDSDDTGGSAAQKQKISFLENNLEQLTKVHKQLVRDNADLRCELPKLEKRLRATAERVKALESALKEAKENAARDRKRYQQEVDRIKEAVRAKNMARRGHSAQIAKPIRPGQQPVASPTHPNINRSGGSFYQNSQTVSIRGGGSTKPEKN from the exons GGGAAACCGTACATGTTTGACAGAGTTCTGCAGCCAAATACATCACAGGAACAAGTGTACAACACTTGCGCCCAGAGAATTGTTAAAG ATGTCTTGGACGGATACAACGGGACGATTTTTGCGTATGGTCAGACATCATCggggaaaacacacaccatGGAG GGGAACCTCCATGACACAGACTCGATGGGAATCATCCCCAGGATAGTGCAAGACATCTTTAACTACATATATTCTATGGACGAAAACCTGGAGTTTCATATCAAA GTTTCCTATTTTGAAATTTACTTGGACAAGATCCGGGATCTTCTGGACG TGTCGAAGACCAACCTGTCAGTGCACGAAGATAAAAACAGAGTTCCCTACGTCAAG GGTTGCACTGAGAGGTTTGTCTGCAGCCCCGAGGAGGTCATGGATACGATTGATGAGGGCAAATCAAACAGACACGTAGCGGTTACAA ACATGAACGAGCACAGCTCCAGGAGCCACAGTATCTTCCTGATAAATGTCAAACAGGAAAACACGCAGACGGAGCAGAAACTCAGCGGCAAACTTTACCTGGTGGACCTGGCTGGCAGCGAAAAG GTCAGCAAAACTGGAGCAGAAGGAGCCGTGCTGGACGAAGCCAAGAACATCAACAAGTCTCTGTCGTCCCTGGGAAACGTCATCTCGGCTCTGGCTGAAGGAACG gcttACATCCCCTACAGAGACAGCAAGATGACCCGGATTCTGCAGGACTCGCTGGGTGGTAACTGTCGAACCACCATTGTCATCTGCTGCTCGCCCTCCTCCTACAATGAGGCTGAAACCAAATCTACCCTTATGTTTGGACAAAG AGCAAAGACCATCAAGAACACTGTCACTGTGAACATTgagctgacagcagaacagTGGAAGCAGAAgtatgagagagagaaggagaagaataAGACCCTGAGGAACACCGTCACCTGGCTGGAGAACGAGCTCAACCGCTGGAGGAATG GCGAGAGCGTGCCGGTGGAGGAGCAGTTTGATAAGGAGAAGGCCAAGGAGGAGGTGCTGGCTCTGGACAACATCATCAATGACAAGTCTGCGTCCACTCCCAACATGCTGGGCATCCGCCTCACTGATGTGGAGAAGGACAAGTGTGAGGCCGAGCTGGCCAAGCTCTACAAGCAGCTGGACGAtaaa GATGAAGAGATTAACCAGCAGAGTCAGCTGGCcgagaagctgaagcagcagatgcTGGATCAGGAGGAG CTCCTGGCCTCCTCTCGCCGCGATCACGAGAACCTCCAGGCAGAGCTGAACCGCCTGCAGGCGGAGAACGAGGCCTCCAAGGATGAAGTGAAGGaggtcctccaggctctggaggagctggctgTGAACTACGACCAGAAGAGTCAGGAGGTGGAAGACAAGACCAAGGAGTTTGAGACCATCAGCGAGGAGCTCAACCAGAAATCA TGCCTCCTGTCATCTTTGGACTCTGAGctccagaagctgaaggagatgtCCAACCACCAGAGGAAGAGGGTGACTGAGATGATGTCCTCGCTGCTCAAAGACCTGGCTGAGATCGGCATCGCCGTGGGCAGTAACGACATCAAG cagcagcacgagggCGGCAGCGGCATGATTGATGAGGAGTTCACAGTGGCCCGTCTGTACATCAGCAAGATGAAGTCGGAAGTGAAGACCATGGTGAAACGCTGCAAACAGCTGGAGGGCACCCAGGCCGAGAGCAACAAGAAGATGGACGAGAACGAGAAGGAGCTGGCTGCTTGTCAGCTCCGCATCTCCCAG CATGAAGCTAAGATCAAGTCACTGACCGAGTACCTGCAGAACGTGGAGCAGAAGAagcggcagctggaggagaacgtGGACTCTCTCAACGAGGAGCTGGTCAAACTCAGCGCTCAGG AAAAGGTCCACGCGATGGAGAAGGAGAATGAGATCCAGACAGCTAATGAAGTCAAA GAAGCGGTGGAGAAGCAGATCCACTCTCACCGCGAAGCTCATCACaagcagatcagcagcctgagggACGAGCTGGACAACAAGGAGAAACTCATCACCGACCTGCAGGA CCTGAACCAGAAGCTcatgctggagcaggagaggctcCGGGTGGAGCACGAGAAGCTCAAATCGGCCGACCAGGAGAAGAGTCGCAAGCTGCACGAGCTCAC CGTGATGCAGGACAGACGAGAGCAGGCCCGGCAGGACCTGAAGGGACTGGAAGAGACAGTG GCCAAAGAGCTGCAGACTCTGCACAACCTGAGGAAGCTGTTCGTCCAGGACTTGGCAACCAGAGTGAAAAAA AGTGCAGAGATGGACTCGGATGACACTGGGGGCAGCGCggcacagaagcagaaaattTCCTTTCTTGAGAACAATCTTGAGCAGCTCACCAAGGTTCACAAACAG CTGGTGCGTGATAATGCAGACCTGCGCTGTGAGCTTCCAAAACTGGAAAAGCGTCTTCGCGCTACGGCTGAGCGGGTCAAGGCCCTGGAGTCTGCTCTGAAGGAGGCCAAGGAGAACGCCGCGCGTGACCGCAAGCGctaccagcaggaggtggaccGCATCAAGGAGGCCGTCAGGGCCAAGAACATGGCCAGGAGGGGCCATTCGGCCCAGATCG CCAAGCCCATCCGGCCCGGGCAGCAGCCGGTGGCGTCTCCCACCCACCCCAACATCAACCGCAGCGGAGGGAGCTTCTACCAGAACAGCCAGACggtgtccatcagaggaggaggcagcacgAAACCAGAGAAGAA ctgA
- the LOC130538398 gene encoding kinesin-1 heavy chain isoform X2, whose product MADPAECTIKVMCRFRPLNSSEVTRGDRYIPKFQGEDTIVIGGKPYMFDRVLQPNTSQEQVYNTCAQRIVKDVLDGYNGTIFAYGQTSSGKTHTMEGNLHDTDSMGIIPRIVQDIFNYIYSMDENLEFHIKVSYFEIYLDKIRDLLDVSKTNLSVHEDKNRVPYVKGCTERFVCSPEEVMDTIDEGKSNRHVAVTNMNEHSSRSHSIFLINVKQENTQTEQKLSGKLYLVDLAGSEKVSKTGAEGAVLDEAKNINKSLSSLGNVISALAEGTAYIPYRDSKMTRILQDSLGGNCRTTIVICCSPSSYNEAETKSTLMFGQRAKTIKNTVTVNIELTAEQWKQKYEREKEKNKTLRNTVTWLENELNRWRNGESVPVEEQFDKEKAKEEVLALDNIINDKSASTPNMLGIRLTDVEKDKCEAELAKLYKQLDDKDEEINQQSQLAEKLKQQMLDQEELLASSRRDHENLQAELNRLQAENEASKDEVKEVLQALEELAVNYDQKSQEVEDKTKEFETISEELNQKSCLLSSLDSELQKLKEMSNHQRKRVTEMMSSLLKDLAEIGIAVGSNDIKQHEGGSGMIDEEFTVARLYISKMKSEVKTMVKRCKQLEGTQAESNKKMDENEKELAACQLRISQHEAKIKSLTEYLQNVEQKKRQLEENVDSLNEELVKLSAQEKVHAMEKENEIQTANEVKEAVEKQIHSHREAHHKQISSLRDELDNKEKLITDLQDLNQKLMLEQERLRVEHEKLKSADQEKSRKLHELTVMQDRREQARQDLKGLEETVAKELQTLHNLRKLFVQDLATRVKKSAEMDSDDTGGSAAQKQKISFLENNLEQLTKVHKQLVRDNADLRCELPKLEKRLRATAERVKALESALKEAKENAARDRKRYQQEVDRIKEAVRAKNMARRGHSAQIAKPIRPGQQPVASPTHPNINRSGGSFYQNSQTVSIRGGGSTKPEKN is encoded by the exons GGGAAACCGTACATGTTTGACAGAGTTCTGCAGCCAAATACATCACAGGAACAAGTGTACAACACTTGCGCCCAGAGAATTGTTAAAG ATGTCTTGGACGGATACAACGGGACGATTTTTGCGTATGGTCAGACATCATCggggaaaacacacaccatGGAG GGGAACCTCCATGACACAGACTCGATGGGAATCATCCCCAGGATAGTGCAAGACATCTTTAACTACATATATTCTATGGACGAAAACCTGGAGTTTCATATCAAA GTTTCCTATTTTGAAATTTACTTGGACAAGATCCGGGATCTTCTGGACG TGTCGAAGACCAACCTGTCAGTGCACGAAGATAAAAACAGAGTTCCCTACGTCAAG GGTTGCACTGAGAGGTTTGTCTGCAGCCCCGAGGAGGTCATGGATACGATTGATGAGGGCAAATCAAACAGACACGTAGCGGTTACAA ACATGAACGAGCACAGCTCCAGGAGCCACAGTATCTTCCTGATAAATGTCAAACAGGAAAACACGCAGACGGAGCAGAAACTCAGCGGCAAACTTTACCTGGTGGACCTGGCTGGCAGCGAAAAG GTCAGCAAAACTGGAGCAGAAGGAGCCGTGCTGGACGAAGCCAAGAACATCAACAAGTCTCTGTCGTCCCTGGGAAACGTCATCTCGGCTCTGGCTGAAGGAACG gcttACATCCCCTACAGAGACAGCAAGATGACCCGGATTCTGCAGGACTCGCTGGGTGGTAACTGTCGAACCACCATTGTCATCTGCTGCTCGCCCTCCTCCTACAATGAGGCTGAAACCAAATCTACCCTTATGTTTGGACAAAG AGCAAAGACCATCAAGAACACTGTCACTGTGAACATTgagctgacagcagaacagTGGAAGCAGAAgtatgagagagagaaggagaagaataAGACCCTGAGGAACACCGTCACCTGGCTGGAGAACGAGCTCAACCGCTGGAGGAATG GCGAGAGCGTGCCGGTGGAGGAGCAGTTTGATAAGGAGAAGGCCAAGGAGGAGGTGCTGGCTCTGGACAACATCATCAATGACAAGTCTGCGTCCACTCCCAACATGCTGGGCATCCGCCTCACTGATGTGGAGAAGGACAAGTGTGAGGCCGAGCTGGCCAAGCTCTACAAGCAGCTGGACGAtaaa GATGAAGAGATTAACCAGCAGAGTCAGCTGGCcgagaagctgaagcagcagatgcTGGATCAGGAGGAG CTCCTGGCCTCCTCTCGCCGCGATCACGAGAACCTCCAGGCAGAGCTGAACCGCCTGCAGGCGGAGAACGAGGCCTCCAAGGATGAAGTGAAGGaggtcctccaggctctggaggagctggctgTGAACTACGACCAGAAGAGTCAGGAGGTGGAAGACAAGACCAAGGAGTTTGAGACCATCAGCGAGGAGCTCAACCAGAAATCA TGCCTCCTGTCATCTTTGGACTCTGAGctccagaagctgaaggagatgtCCAACCACCAGAGGAAGAGGGTGACTGAGATGATGTCCTCGCTGCTCAAAGACCTGGCTGAGATCGGCATCGCCGTGGGCAGTAACGACATCAAG cagcacgagggCGGCAGCGGCATGATTGATGAGGAGTTCACAGTGGCCCGTCTGTACATCAGCAAGATGAAGTCGGAAGTGAAGACCATGGTGAAACGCTGCAAACAGCTGGAGGGCACCCAGGCCGAGAGCAACAAGAAGATGGACGAGAACGAGAAGGAGCTGGCTGCTTGTCAGCTCCGCATCTCCCAG CATGAAGCTAAGATCAAGTCACTGACCGAGTACCTGCAGAACGTGGAGCAGAAGAagcggcagctggaggagaacgtGGACTCTCTCAACGAGGAGCTGGTCAAACTCAGCGCTCAGG AAAAGGTCCACGCGATGGAGAAGGAGAATGAGATCCAGACAGCTAATGAAGTCAAA GAAGCGGTGGAGAAGCAGATCCACTCTCACCGCGAAGCTCATCACaagcagatcagcagcctgagggACGAGCTGGACAACAAGGAGAAACTCATCACCGACCTGCAGGA CCTGAACCAGAAGCTcatgctggagcaggagaggctcCGGGTGGAGCACGAGAAGCTCAAATCGGCCGACCAGGAGAAGAGTCGCAAGCTGCACGAGCTCAC CGTGATGCAGGACAGACGAGAGCAGGCCCGGCAGGACCTGAAGGGACTGGAAGAGACAGTG GCCAAAGAGCTGCAGACTCTGCACAACCTGAGGAAGCTGTTCGTCCAGGACTTGGCAACCAGAGTGAAAAAA AGTGCAGAGATGGACTCGGATGACACTGGGGGCAGCGCggcacagaagcagaaaattTCCTTTCTTGAGAACAATCTTGAGCAGCTCACCAAGGTTCACAAACAG CTGGTGCGTGATAATGCAGACCTGCGCTGTGAGCTTCCAAAACTGGAAAAGCGTCTTCGCGCTACGGCTGAGCGGGTCAAGGCCCTGGAGTCTGCTCTGAAGGAGGCCAAGGAGAACGCCGCGCGTGACCGCAAGCGctaccagcaggaggtggaccGCATCAAGGAGGCCGTCAGGGCCAAGAACATGGCCAGGAGGGGCCATTCGGCCCAGATCG CCAAGCCCATCCGGCCCGGGCAGCAGCCGGTGGCGTCTCCCACCCACCCCAACATCAACCGCAGCGGAGGGAGCTTCTACCAGAACAGCCAGACggtgtccatcagaggaggaggcagcacgAAACCAGAGAAGAA ctgA